The nucleotide sequence aacctaaaaaaaACTCACAATTATTCGCAGAAAACACACACTACCACTACAGTTCTAAAAAGAAAGCTTCTTACTTTACTCTTCTCTGCGTATCTAACCAGTCCCTTTCATTTCTACTCTGTCTTTTCGATAAGTCCATCTGTTTTACTCTGTCAGTTTAACTTCAATCCCATCCATTTCCCTCCCAATGCCACTCACTATGGTCCCCTTTGTCATGCATTAAACACGAATAGTCCACGTTACCTCTCAGGTTGGGCTTAAATGGTGATCTTTATTTTCCATAATATTTGTGCAAGAATTGATTCTTTAACTCATTTCTATATGTGGGTACTTATAAAGATtccattttttgattttgttatgcTAAATTTACTCTTCTATTGAATAAATAAGGAAATGGGTATTCATTATTCATATCTGAAAATGGATAATATTGTGTGCAAAAATTGGTTTTTAAGACATTTGTGTATGTGGGTActtatcaaaattccattttttgATCTTATTATGCCAAGTTCACTCTTTTCTTGACTAAATAAGGAAATGGGTATTTAATATTGATATCTGAATGTATAATATTGTGTGTAAAAATTGGGGTTTTAAGACATTTGTGGATGTGGGTActtatcaaaattccattttgTTTGATCTTATTATGCTAAGTTTACTCTTTTCTTGACTAATTAAGCAAATGGATAGTCATATCTGAAAATGGAAATGGAGAATGGTCGTTTCTTGTCTCTTTCAACCTTGTGATTTCTTGctgtttttgggttttcttgatttGACCATCTTTAGATCTAATTGTAGCTTATAGTGGTAATTGTAATGGAAATGTTTGTTGCTGGTGTTGATTGGTGATTTGATTGTGTAACTGATTCACTAGGTATTTGTTGAGAAGGACAAGTTGCTTTTGAGTTAGGGTTTGTTTCTTGGTGTGTGAAATTTTGCAATGGATGGGCATATGAAGAAGTACAGGCAGTTGAGTCCAGAGAGAGCAAAAGTTTGGACTGAGAAATCACCCAAGTATCAGCAGCAGAAGCCACGGTTGAGTAATGGCAAAGTGCCTGTGGTATACTATCTATGTCGAAATCGACAGCTTGAGCATCCTCATTTCATTGAAGTACCTCTGTCTTCGCCCGAGGGTTTTTACTTGAGGGgtaatgcaatttttgttattgtGTACAAATATGTTTGACCAATATGGTTGTTTGCTTTGGAATTTATTTGTGCTCTTGTACTTTTGAAGATGTAATTGAGAGGCTTAACGTTTTGAGAGGCCGAGGAATGGCTTCATTATACTCGTGGTCTTGCAAAAGGTAAATTTCGTTTAACAATTTTAGTTTTGTTGTCAAATTTTGCTTTCAATGAAAGACTTAATGATAAGAGTTTTGTCTGTGGACTTAAGATTTGTTTGTTTACAATACAGAAGCTACAAAAATGGATTCGTATGGCATGATCTTTGTGAAGATGACCTCATTCTTCCTGCCCATGGTAATGAGTATGTTCTTAAAGGCTCAGAGCTTTTCGATGAATCCAATGCAGGTATAGTGTACCACGTAGATAGAATTATAAACTTTGAACTGCTtgattgttaattttttttttttttgcattacaATCCATGCATTATTAATCCATGTATTACAATCCCTCCATAACTTATTTCTTAACCAAATGACCCTTTAGTGTAATAATTGTGAGTGTTACTGCAAGAAATTAGAACAAAGGTCCCTTCTCAAAAAGAAATTAGAATAAGGGATGACTTTGGCTGCATTAATTCTTCATTGGAAGTGTCTTCCTACTAGAATTTCTTTTCTTTGTGAATGGGTTACAGTTTTGAGATTATTGGTTCTTATAACCGTTGGTATATTGGCCTTCTGTTCCAGGTTGCTTTAGTCCCGCTGGAAATGTTAGATTGTCAACAAACCCAAAGCTACTACCAGAACCACCATCTTCTAGAAGCCAAGATGATTCTTCGTCTTCGTCTAGCATGAATGAGAAAGGTACGAAGAATTCTCAAGATGATGAATCATCACCACCTGTTCAGCTTCCAGGTTCTTCAGCAGTATCCCCTCAGTCCAGTGCTGGTAAAAGTTCTTTATGGAATGGTTCATTAAGTCTGACAGAGTACAAGATATATAAGGCCAAAGGGCTGGCTGATGCTTCAACTCAGACTGAGGAAAATGCAAGCAAAGCTACACGTCCAGAAACTTGCACAAGAGGTGTTTCTACAGATGACGGGTCTGTAGAGCCTGAAAGTAATGAAATACAAGAGGTTCAGGTTCAACAGGCAAATGAATCTGCAGAGATATGCCGGGAGACAGTATCGCCTGCTCCATCCTCATCGAGTGCATCATCGTCAGGTGGTAGAACAGATACCTTGGAAAACCTCATCAGAGCTGATATAAATAAGCTCAACAGCTTTAGAATAATTGAAGGGGAGGAGTTTCGAGTTCCAAAAACTAAGCTAAAGCCCTCGAATGTGCTGATGCAACTAATTTCTTGTGGATCAATTTCAGTAAAAGATCATAGCTTTGGCCTTATTCCTACTTACAGGCCAAGATTTTCGCATTCAAAATTTCCATCTCCTCTGTTCTCGACCTCATTAACTTTAGGAGATCTTGATTGCCTGGCTGAGAATCCTAGGTTTATGGGTTTGAGATTGGAAGATAAAGAATACTTCAGTGGCAGCCTGCTCGAGATGAATATGCCCAAGGAACCTACTATTCTAAAGCGGTCGTCTTCTTACAATGCTGACAGGTTGGTATTTTTTGTTATTCCTCTACATTATAACACTAGAATGACTTCTACGTATTTAATAGATGCTTTACCAATATGACATTTCAGACTTCAAACTACCATAGATTTGTAAAACTAGGATAAATGTCAATTATTTCCTTAGATATGTGTATGGCAGTAGTTTCACAATCTGTAGCTGCTAAATTTTGCTCGTCTGATTTCCCTCAGTTCTAATCATGTCAACATTCATAGTACAAATCATAGGATGGTTGTCATGTTTAATTATTCTGTCCTTCCTAATGGTGGTTGCCTTTATCGTATCTTTGCATTTTAGGAACAAATCACTATTAGAGGAAACCTCTTATTAATTTAACCTAATATCGGGTAGATTTTATTGTCTGTTCACTGCAACAGCCATTTGCACAATTGCAAGATATACACACTCCCCCTGAGCCTCAGTTATGGCGGTCATTTGACGTTATGCTTGCTGCCTTCCAGATATAGAGTGATAGAACTAGCTTGAGTAGATCAGCGCATGTTTGATTCTTGTCCATTATATAATAGGTCTTCATGACCAAGGATTCTTGCTTGATTTTCCGTGATATTCTAAACGTTGAGTTTGAAATGGAATCTGTTGATGCAGGACAAATAAAGAACTTGGAGATTCAGCtgaagaaaaagaggagaaaagctCAGGCACAAAGTGCATTCCACGTTCAATCAAGGCTTCCCTGAATAAGCAGCAGGCAAGAAGCGAGACAATGAAATCCCCTCTTTCTGAAGGTCCTAGAATATCATCAGATAGAATAGGCAGTTCACGAACCATTACACCTGGCACATCCTGTGGAGGAAGCAAGCGAATTACAGAGCCATCATCCGGCAAGAGACACTCGAATAGAATAGACTCTTTCAGAGAGGAGAAAGAAAATGTGATCAAAATTGAAGAAAGTTAAGTATGACTGACAAAAGATATGTTACTTTCCCTGTTAATGAATTATGTTGGTTGAGATGTTTTCTCTTTGTTTCTTTAAACAGGCTTGCTTCAGGAGCTCGGGTTATAATACAGTCGAAAGGAGCTACTGACAATGATGATCTCTCTTAGAGAACAATTCTGAACATTAGGCAACTAGAAGAGTGGGGAATTTTGTTAAATCTTGTAACTACCTGTCCTACTTGTAATTGTCCAAACACGGTTCTTTAAATGTCAATTAGGGAAAAGCATGGAGTAAATTAAGCATTTGCTGATAGGGACAAGTAGTGAGTTTTGAGCTGGCTCTATTGTACCTatccttgttttttttttggggggccTCTTTTTCCAGTTTTGTGGTGTATTATTGCCATTGAAGTGAAATATTCCACTTTTGAATGGTCCCCTGGACCTCAGCTAGTAAATCCAAGCAATCATTTGTCTGCTGTATTATTTAGTCTTGCAGTTCTATTTTATGTGTCCCAAAAAAAAAGATAGGTGAGAATACTATAAGGTGATCTCATGTTAAGATGATTTTTGTTTAAGGAAAATGGGTATATATCGATGAATCTTGAATAGAAGTACATTATCCTTTCTAGATCTTACTTATGAGATTATATTaggattattgttgttgttggagtAAAATGGAGTATCATGTATGTTAATGTGCCATGTTTAAGGGGCTATCTAGGTATTTAGCCATAtataaaagttaaaatcattataTGATCCTTTCTCCCCAAATACGAACAACTGATGTTGTTTCCTTTGAGAACTTTTACATATGTTGAAAATTTTGTGTCTTTATGCTATTAACTAAGGCCATTTAGGACCGAATaaaaatagtttgaaatttgaaatggGATTGAAgaggaaaagacaaaaagaatgaccAAGGAGCATGGGATTCCACTGCCCAATTGAGCTTTGTGGGAGAATGTTGACTTTGGTTGTGTAGTACTCACTGACTTTTTGGAAAGGTCAAAACAAACTTTTACCTAGGTTCTTTCAACAGTTTAGTAAGTACTCTATATAAGACGACAAAACAGAAAAGGCTTTGTTGTCCCAGCTGTCAAACCTTATTGTCTAAAAGAGTTTAGGAGTAATTTTATGGTACATGTAAGAATTTTTACATTATCAAGTTACTTAAATAGTGTAATTTCAGATAGTATTACTATAATATGAATTAGTAACTTGAAAAAGATAATAAGTAATTGTTACAACTTATTAAATTGTACTAATAGTGTCAAGATACAATATAAATTAAATCTATTGTCGAAAATATAAGTATATAACTAAACTTGACTAGGGGTGTCACCTCTTTATCTTGTAGAATATAAACGAGACTAATAATATACTCTCAACAAACGAGAAAATAGTCTTCTTTGCCCATTTGCAATTGggatttttacacaaatagccgtctatattcattatttattgtttctagctatatacataatttatacattaattatatacaattatacacatataatatataaattatgtatataCTATACCTTCACCGGCTATTTTTGGTTTAAGTGGTTGGATGTAGGGGTgccaatggatatttaaaaaccgattaaaccgaccgaaccgtaccataccgaaccgatttttaggtttcttttaataaaaacgtaggtttttatataaatctataaccgtaccgataattagggttaatttttttattttatgaaaataaatcgaaaaaaataccgaaccataccgaataaatttacaatgtgaaaaatatatttatatgctAAGTTTATGAATAATAAGGCATTAAATATTTTCTTGGGCTTTGGAATTATGAAatagttacaagccaacaagtaattaaattcaaaaatcctaattctcaaacctattatgctacttctattgaaactaaattattttcagcGTATTCACTAGCAAGATACAAGGTATTGTAGCGATTAGGAGTTGCAacctacaatgtattgaatatatttcctttcgTATGAATtggatttatctttttgaaatgtttaatatTCTATGGACTTTATTCTTGAAtcccaacttggttaatatctgtccactcgtgtgatttatattttttttgtatttgcttAGTATCATTTATGCTACTGTAGAATAtatgatggatctatactctatccatctttcatattttcttaattcatcataTTTTAAACggtaaaaatatctagagagttttgTTAAGTCTtataaaagtacgtatgttattgcattctacttctactaatgacttttacatgacattttaaaaaattaccaaaaatttaccgaaccgaaccgataccgaagagaaactgACATGATTGAGACGggttcgaaaagtctaatttcggttatacataatagaataaccgaaaaatttcTATggtataaaatttataaaataacatGCCGAAcaaaccattgacacccctagttgGATGACAACTATTTGGGATAATTCTTCTTTGCAATTTGACTAGACGAATACACTCTCAAACTCATCGTGAGCATTTGaattatctatctatctatatctatattattataaaaacatgAATACAATGTCAGTTTACAAAAATAGTCTTAAACATTTAATTTATATAAGGACGGAATCGTAATCACTTATAGTATAATATTAAATTTTGGATGAGTTATATATAGAATAGGATATATGATGAACCAAATAGCCATCAATTATGAAGTAAATCGAATCCAACTTTGACTAGAAACACATATCTATAAAAAGTTTCTTTTTAAGAACAAAAATCTTGCATCAAATCTTCCGGATTTTTTAGGAAAAATATTCCTATTCATATTAATCGTTCAACTTTTGCTTCTTCTCAATTTTTATCTACTAAATTTTTGAAAGctaaaatattatttcaaagagATAATCTATGTTGTATAAAATTATACGTTtagaattttactaaaaattagaattttgaagtccactaacaataattttttttaatctatctatctatatctatattatgataaaagcatgaatacattgtcggtttacaaaaataaccttatattATTAAGCATAATAGCTCATAATAAAAGAACATAACCGAAATTTTAGATACTATCCCTTATAATCCtatatcataatataatactacacgttaggaatccaCATGATTTTCTTTAGGAAtcttattagtataattactttggGGTtgtttaattcatataaaattgaacaagttgaattatctatctatctatctatattattataaaagcataatacaatgtcggtttacaaaaatagcctTACACATTTAATTTATATAAGGACGGAATCGTAATCACTTATAGTATAATATTAAATTTTGGATGAGTTATATATAGAATAGGATATGTGATGAACCGAATAGCCATCAATTATGAAGTAAATCGAATCCAACTTTGATTAGAAACACATGTCTATAAAAAGTTTCTTTTTAAGAACAAAAATCTTGCATCAAATCTTCCgtattttttaggaaaaatatTCCTATTCATATTAATCTTTCAACTTTTGCTTCTTCTCAATTTTTATCTACTAAATTTTTGAAAGCTAAAATGTTATTTCAAAGAGATAATCTATGTTGTCTAAAATTATACGTTtagaattttactaaaaattagaattttgaagtccactaacaataattttttttaatctatctatctatatctatctatattatgataaaagcatgaatacattgtcggtttacaaaaataaccttatattATTAAGCATAATAGCTCATAATAAAAGAACATAACCGAAATTTTAGATACTATCTCTTATAATCCTATATCATAATATAATAgtacacgttaggaatcctacatgattacctttaggaatcttattagtataattactttggGGTtgtttaattcatataaaattgaacaagtaaatatcgttagtcatgtaatcctattacttttaggatatacttctttaACATTcctattattaatttaatttgaaaacgtattataatgtcctattactaatttaatttaagaatgtattatattatctaaatccatttagaaaaatgggagcctatattattataaaatcataatacaatattaatatattaaaatagccctaaaatattaaatggAAGAACTCACAAAAAAAGGATATAACTGTAATAACCTATTTTTTAGACTACATACATTCTATGCTAATctttaatttttaagattttaaaattaataaattttgtctattaaattctcattaaaaatatgtacgaaggtttaataaaataatttttataagaaTCATCCGTATTGGCAGTACATTACCACTACATAATGTCTAAtatgaagaaaaaataaaagtaatattaaatggattgcataaagagttaaaattgagaaaaaaaataccaccacgattattttattttatattcgaactattttcctactcaaataatattttttaatcaatttttcatgtaatattaaaaaatacccaattattaaacaacaactaaggggtcgtttggtttgaatacggcttatgctgagataagttatgctgggataGGGTATGCTGGGATAACTTATGTTGGGATTGttttttatccattgtttggCATGTTGTATTAAATATGCAATTCCATAATTTGTAAGAAGAATGCACAAGTTATACCGATGCTAATTACCCCATtctctataaggtataagttatcccggtgttaattttaatcctgaaataacttatacctggtttgctaaccaaacgaagtattaaggtggtattaaatttttataccagcactataccttcttatacctcataccaaacgacccttaagagaatatttaagaatataaatgtatgagaaagagaaaaaaaaaatagttggtaagagtcaataccactaatgattctacaaacataaagatctaaaagtgaaatgtcatatcaatcttttactatttaaaaataaaatttatgatgaataaaattataattaagattaaatattcaaaacaagagatgaactaatagtaagatctgaatcaacatagaataaattatctTTAATGgtacaataaaataattaaatcttttaattaattatttagcaaagAATCCAATTAAATTATTTCTTAAGTTTATCATTTGAGTAAAATTcctattcaagttaaaaaaaatcttaggctatataaatttattccataaaaaagagcgttagaacacaaagtaaaaaggttagtatattattaagaatcaaaatgttaTACAAGTGTATGAgaaagcacaatcaaagctaaatcctaaacaagaacaagcttttAAGTCTATATTATAAAAAGTCGACTCTGGTATAACAGGATTATTGTTTGTAGATAACTCCGGctgaatcgaaataatatttataCGTCATgaattacttgcaaatatcatatcaagcgGCATGCCATtattagcaataatagcaagtggtataccaacaacgattttattgtgaggccacccactttagatttgatatacctcttcaaacaacttaaataaccatcacaaatatatcaaagcagagcaatgatgctaaatttataaggaaagcaaaatcgATAATATGCCATGTagcacttatggctaagtgtcaaacgatcgaaataacTGCCCagagttctagagatatattggatattaacGAACCATTTAgtgaaaaattaatggtttggTGATGATCTCTGTCAAGTACTATCaatagttccaaaatcgacaaaagctGAGACTATAAAAGCTAGCTTGGTAAAGTTATACTTCTAGCCTCAAACAAAAAAGATTCAattgacaagaaatataaagtaagaacagatccagtatttagtgtcttcttgcttcgtgtcggaaacgaaAAAGAgtatccaataaaagatgatttggttcttccttAACATTTGGTTATCAAttccaatggtaatagtagtgcatttaataacaGAAATATTTCTATAATTAGATTTTGTGCAGatcgcatgatagaattaaaaagatatcttagctaacagaaataaatatgttgatcaactaaataaaatgttgattgcaaaattttatagtaaaaataaaatgttttcagtttttgactcaggagaaaatgataccaataattactaccaagaataatacttaaatactttaataccaattggtctt is from Nicotiana tabacum cultivar K326 chromosome 18, ASM71507v2, whole genome shotgun sequence and encodes:
- the LOC107783551 gene encoding protein SOSEKI 3-like, translated to MDGHMKKYRQLSPERAKVWTEKSPKYQQQKPRLSNGKVPVVYYLCRNRQLEHPHFIEVPLSSPEGFYLRDVIERLNVLRGRGMASLYSWSCKRSYKNGFVWHDLCEDDLILPAHGNEYVLKGSELFDESNAGCFSPAGNVRLSTNPKLLPEPPSSRSQDDSSSSSSMNEKGTKNSQDDESSPPVQLPGSSAVSPQSSAGKSSLWNGSLSLTEYKIYKAKGLADASTQTEENASKATRPETCTRGVSTDDGSVEPESNEIQEVQVQQANESAEICRETVSPAPSSSSASSSGGRTDTLENLIRADINKLNSFRIIEGEEFRVPKTKLKPSNVLMQLISCGSISVKDHSFGLIPTYRPRFSHSKFPSPLFSTSLTLGDLDCLAENPRFMGLRLEDKEYFSGSLLEMNMPKEPTILKRSSSYNADRTNKELGDSAEEKEEKSSGTKCIPRSIKASLNKQQARSETMKSPLSEGPRISSDRIGSSRTITPGTSCGGSKRITEPSSGKRHSNRIDSFREEKENVIKIEES